In Diabrotica undecimpunctata isolate CICGRU chromosome 4, icDiaUnde3, whole genome shotgun sequence, a single genomic region encodes these proteins:
- the LOC140440055 gene encoding uncharacterized protein translates to MAQFNRWSILKLIEVILVLVCLTFKRVTDDEASRVFLYLQKVSREWSLLNNITWSKVGAAAADVTYGGYLIITGALFLGHIVGELPTTKRVTEYVFLGVGIILFTVMGSLSFAALDSVPESLVDNAAIVGTLSLIVAGLFLLDIAGPKKRVTKPQQTKQKKKSTVPPDSITKQVYEVEKSKQKVQKEKKEILKPLEMQFQPKMTERSVKVEKDKNGRNGIAVMEMQTTNSSNKGYQRMRDDSLRKYPTYGEDVADDGSTEADEMELPPQMSDHSPVWSNIRKGEYGKYDILNPKYILRRSDRLHEEIRPPNSPGDPGYVQYTAQHWGEYGSRTPRPSPTQLTPV, encoded by the exons ATGGCTCAATTTAATAGATGGTCAATTCTAAAACTTATTGAAGTG ATACTGGTCTTAGTATGTCTTACATTTAAACGTGTGACCGATGACGAGGCATCAAGAGTGTTTCTATACCTGCAAAAAGTATCAAGAGAATggagtttattaaataatataacctGGAGTAAAGTTGGAGCTGCGGCAGCTGATGTCACTTATGGGG GTTATTTGATCATTACTGGTGCCCTGTTTCTGGGACATATTGTTGGAGAATTGCCAACGACGAAAAGAGTAACAGAATATGTATTTCTAGGTGTTGGAATTATCTTGTTTACAGTAATGG GAAGCCTTTCTTTCGCCGCATTAGATTCTGTTCCAGAGAGTTTAGTCGATAATGCTGCTATAGTTGGAACGTTGTCACTAATAGTCGCAGGTCTGTTTCTTCTTGATATAGCTGGTCCAAAAAAGAGAGTCACGAAACCTCAACaaacaaaacagaaaaagaaatcGACAGTTCCACCAGATAGTATCACAAAACAGGTTTATGAAGTAGAAAAAAGTAAacagaaagtacaaaaagaaAAGAAGGAAATTTTGAAACCCTTGGAGATGCAGTTTCAACCTAAAATGACAGAGAGAAGTGTGaaagtagaaaaagacaaaaatggGAGGAATGGTATTGCAGTGATGGAGATGCAGACAACCAATAGTTCAAATAAAG GTTACCAAAGAATGAGGGATGACTCGTTAAGAAAGTATCCAACATACGGTGAAGATGTTGCCGATGACGGAAGCACAGAAGCTGACGAAATGGAACTTCCTCCACAAATGAGTGACCATTCGCCGGTATGGAGTAATATAAGAAAAG GTGAATACGGAAAATATGACATACTTAATCCAAAGTACATATTAAGAAGGTCTGACAGGCTGCACGAAGAGATTCGGCCACCCAATAGCCCTGGGGATCCAGGTTATGTACAATACACTGCCCAACACTGGGGAGAATATGGCTCGAGAACTCCTAGACCTAGTCCAACTCAACTCACTCCAGTTTAA